A window of Cryptomeria japonica chromosome 3, Sugi_1.0, whole genome shotgun sequence contains these coding sequences:
- the LOC131046561 gene encoding cation/calcium exchanger 3 codes for MAMDGVRNWSKRLRLIFNLVFVILLFFFFFNQTKPISPLNLRRIISTSSYRWSFHTSRSNFRLQGYQKKNTKSSQVERILSENSSEIRHMVAVSPMEQGYQKENTDFSQVERIISENSSEIRHFVAATPMEQGQHHKLAESPNLVVPASEDEEDDNFCSGVKRHLNYGSECEYIKAKDHCSSGGFIEYIEFFYCTCGKVPVLGYIVLGLWLVALFYMLGNTATDFFCCSLEMLASLLKLAPTVAGATLLPLGNGAPDVFASVAAFLGADSGQIGMNSVLGGAVFVTCVVVGSICLFVDDTGVSIDHFCFVRDISFFLFTLASLYVILTVGKINLWGAVGFVSIYFVYVFSIAVKEVLRKRSKKSDFESMTPLYPVLESIYVEDNSFRQPLLDPESDTSLAGDSEFFPVPTSAPQWMCTKNVSVYADQALVKSGEAPWPLWGWNEGIKTSKSCCRFFLFLLEMPLLLPRRLTIPIVDENRWSRGFAIASAILAPTLLAFLWNFQEINSIRIGRYVYFIGVILGASLGTLAFYITKVEHPPRKFLFPWVAGGFLMSIVWFYVIANELVALLVAFGTILGISPSLLGLTVLAWGNSMGDLMSNIALALNGSSGVQIALSGCYAGPMFNTLAGLGLSLVLGAWKNQPFYIIPEDPSLIYTLGFLTAALLWVLVVLPSNNMHPSKLLGIGLLTLYLLFLLFRLGEYFGFLSMGDGMY; via the coding sequence ATGGCAATGGACGGCGTTAGAAATTGGAGCAAGAGATTGCGACTGATTTTTAACCTAGTCTTTGTTATTCtattgtttttcttcttcttcaaccaAACTAAGCCTATCTCTCCTCTTAACCTTAGAAGGATAATTTCTACATCCTCGTACCGTTGGAGCTTCCATACTTCCAGGTCCAATTTCAGGCTGCAAGGTTATCAGAAGAAAAATACTAAGTCCAGTCAAGTAGAAAGAATTCTATCAGAAAATTCCTCAGAAATCAGGCATATGGTGGCAGTGAGCCCTATGGAACAAGGTTATCAGAAGGAAAACACTGATTTCAGTCAAGTAGAAAGAATTATATCAGAAAATTCGTCAGAAATCAGGCATTTTGTGGCAGCGACTCCAATGGAACAAGGCCAACATCATAAACTTGCCGAAAGTCCGAACCTCGTGGTGCCGGCTTCGGAAGATGAAGAGGATGATAATTTTTGTAGTGGTGTGAAACGGCACTTGAATTATGGGAGTGAGTGTGAATACATCAAGGCAAAAGATCATTGCAGTTCTGGAGGGTTTATTGAGTACATCGAGTTCTTCTACTGTACATGTGGAAAAGTCCCTGTTTTGGGGTACATAGTGCTAGGGTTGTGGCTAGTGGCATTGTTCTATATGCTGGGAAATACTGCCACAGATTTCTTTTGTTGTTCTTTAGAGATGCTAGCAAGTCTGCTGAAATTGGCACCGACAGTTGCAGGAGCCACACTTCTTCCTCTTGGAAATGGTGCTCCTGATGTGTTTGCTAGCGTTGCAGCCTTTTTAGGGGCAGATTCTGGGCAAATAGGCATGAACAGTGTTCTAGGAGGTGCTGTTTTTGTTACCTGTGTTGTTGTTGGATCGATCTGTCTCTTTGTGGATGATACTGGGGTGTCCATTGATCACTTTTGCTTTGTCAGAgatatttctttctttctctttactCTTGCTTCACTATATGTGATTTTGACTGTTGGTAAGATCAATCTGTGGGGAGCAGTGGGGTTTGTTTCCATATATTTTGTATATGTTTTTTCTATTGCTGTGAAGGAGGTCTTGAGGAAGAGAAGCAAAAAAAGTGATTTTGAGTCAATGACACCCTTGTACCCTGTCCTTGAAAGCATTTATGTTGAAGACAATAGTTTTCGTCAACCCCTTTTGGATCCAGAATCAGATACAAGTTTGGCTGGTGATTCAGAGTTCTTTCCTGTACCCACATCTGCACCACAATGGATGTGCACAAAAAATGTTTCTGTTTATGCAGATCAGGCATTGGTTAAGTCAGGGGAGGCTCCATGGCCTTTATGGGGTTGGAATGAAGGAATCAAGACAAGCAAGTCATGCTGTAgatttttcttatttcttttgGAGATGCCACTCCTCTTACCAAGGCGTTTGACAATTCCCATAGTTGATGAGAACCGGTGGTCAAGGGGTTTTGCAATTGCAAGTGCTATACTAGCGCCAACTCTTTTGGCATTTCTTTGGAATTTTCAAGAGATCAACTCTATCAGAATTGGCAGATATGTGTACTTTATTGGTGTAATTTTGGGTGCTTCATTAGGAACCCTGGCTTTCTATATAACCAAGGTGGAGCATCCACCCCGCAAATTTTTGTTTCCATGGGTTGCAGGAGGTTTCTTAATGAGCATTGTGTGGTTTTATGTGATTGCTAATGAGCTGGTGGCTTTGTTGGTTGCCTTCGGGACGATTCTGGGCATAAGCCCTTCACTTCTAGGTCTCACAGTTCTAGCTTGGGGTAACTCTATGGGTGATCTGATGTCTAACATTGCATTGGCATTAAACGGTAGCAGTGGAGTGCAGATTGCATTGTCAGGTTGCTATGCAGGGCCTATGTTTAATACATTAGCTGGATTAGGGTTGTCTTTGGTATTGGGAGCTTGGAAAAATCAGCCTTTTTATATAATTCCAGAGGATCCTAGTCTTATTTACACATTAGGTTTTCTCACAGCTGCTCTTCTATGGGTACTGGTAGTTTTGCCAAGCAATAATATGCATCCAAGCAAACTGCTAGGAATTGGCCTTCTGACATTATACTTATTATTTTTGCTATTCAGGTTGGGGGAATATTTTGGATTCCTTTCCATGGGTGATGGCATGTATTAG